The Hyalangium gracile genomic sequence GGTGACGAACTTCTACAACGCGCCGCTCAGCCGCGAGCTGCACGCCTCCGGACGCACGCTGGCCATGCCGTTCCCGCTGCTGGACACCAACTGCTTCGGCAACGTGCGACCGCTGCACTACTCCCCGACCGAGCTCTACGACCGGCTCATCGATCTGTACGAGTTCGCCTACTCCTGGCGAGCCGTCCTCCGCCGCACGCGAGTGACGCCCGGTGGCTGGGGGAAGGTGGTGAACTTCGGCCGCAGCGTGGACGAGGGGCGAGGCTTCATCGACTTCCACAAGCGCATCCGCGCGCGCCTGGACACGGACCGCGAGCTGCGCGAGTTCTACGAAGGCGCGCGCGAGGCACCGCCCACGTCCTTCATGAACGAGGTGAAGGAGCAGCTCGGGCCCTACCGCGAGCTCCTCCCCGAAACGCTCTTCTGGCCCGAGCGCTACGCCGAGTCGTTCCGGGCCTCCGCCGAGGCAGCCGTGCGAACGATCCGCGAGCCCATGGCAGGCACGGTTCCCCGGGAGCGCGCGGCCTCGTGACGGCGGGCACGAGCCCCGGAAGGCTCATCCGCCTGGCGTCGGGGCCAGCTCCGGCTCCACGGGAAGCTGGAGGCAGTACCGCCCGAAGCCGATGAGCGAGCTGAAGTGAGGATGGAGATCCGCCGGGTACTCGAAGCGACGGGCGGCTCGGGCGAGGTCCGCGAGGTGGCCGTGATACCCGCCAGCGATGGCCGAGAGCATGAACGCCAGAGGGTCCTCCCCGGAGGCAACCTGCTCCGCGGAGCGCTCGAGCAGCTCGAGTCCTCCGGGGTACGACTGGAGCAGCTGCAGGTCGTAGGCAATCACCCCGTCCTCATGGAAGGCGGACAGCAGGTGCCTGACCAACGTGTCCGGAGTGGCGAGCAACCCGTTCCAGACAATCGCCTGCTGCGGGCAGTAGAGGAGCTGCAGCGGCACCCGCAGCGGCACGTAGCCCCAGAGGCTCTGACGGTTGGCGGCGTGCTCGATGGGCGTCTCGTTGAACGCGAACGGCACCATCTCGACGGTGGCGAGCGTCACCTGCTTCGGATGAGGCACCGCGTCCAGCAGCCCATGCGAGACGAAGAACTGGAACCGGGCCTGCCAGCCATCGGCCTGCCACAAGCCGAGCCGATGCCCCAGCTCGAACCACCGCTGCACCTTGGATGTCATGGGAAGTTTGTCGCGCCTGCCCCCCTACTCTAGAACAGGGAGCCATGAGCCGAGAACCCCGCGTGCGGATGTACAGGACGGCGCTCGTCACCGGCGCCTCGAGCGGAATCGGGCGCGGGCTCTCGGCCTGGCTCGCCCGCCGTGGAGTGAAGGTGTTCGGCGCGGCCCGTCGCATGGAGGAGCTCGAAGCGCTCGCGCGGGAGCTCCAAGGACAGGGAGAGATCGTCCCGGTACGGATGGATGTGGCCAACGCCCAGGAGACCCGCGAGGCCATCCGCGCCATCGATGAGCAGTGTGGTGGGCTCGAGCTCGTCGTGGCGAATGCCGCGGTCGCGCCGGAGACGCCCGGGGATGCGCTCGACTGGAGCGCACTGGAGCAGATCCTCGACGTCAACGTGCGCGGGGCCGCCGCCACCCTGAGCGCGGTGGCGGATCGGATGGTGTCGCGAGGAGCGGGCCACCTGGTGGGCATGTCATCCCTCTCGGACGTGCGAGGGATGCCGCACAATGGCGCCTACAGCGCGTCCAAGGCCTTCCTCTCCACCTTCTTGGAGGGACTGAGAGTCGATCTGGCCCCTCGGGGAGTGAAGGTGACGACCATCCGCCCCGGGTTCGTGAAGACGCCCGGCACCGAGGGCAACCACTTCAAGATGCCCTTCCTGCTCGAGCTCGACGACGCCGTCGATCGCATCGGCCGAGCCCTGCTGCGCGGCGTGTCCGAGCACTCGTTCCCCTGGCAGGCAGCCACCGCCGCCAGGCTGTTCCAGGTGATTCCGAACGGGCTCTGGGACCGCGCGGCGCGCGGCTTCGACCCCGAGCGCGAGTAACGCACGAAGGATCCGTGGCATAGTCTCGGGGGAGATGAAGGGGGCAGAGTTGAAGACGAACGCACGGGCGTCATCTGGCGCGGGCCACTCCCCGGATGAGCCGCCGGATCCCTACCTCGAGCGCCTGTGCGAGCTGGCGGCACGCGATCAGTGGAAGCTCGAGGAGCTCGACTGGAGCTCGCTCGATCTCCTGTCCCTCCCTGAGCTGTTCAGGCAGACCGCGGCGGATGGCTTCGCCCAGCTCCTCTGGGGCGAGCGGACCGCGGAGCTCGCGGCGTCGCGCTTGATGGAGCTCCTCCCCGACGGCGCCGCTCGGACGTTCATCGCGACGCAGCGGACGGATGAGGCTCGCCACGTCGCCTTCTTCGAGCGGGTCATCCACCTCCTCGGCTGCGAGGGGCGGACGCGGCCCTCGGTCCAGCGGCTCATGCGCGAGGTGCAGGAGGCCGAGACGCCCGAGGAGCTGATGCTGGGCATGCAGATCCTCATCGAGGGCATCGCGCACTCCCTGTTCCTGGAGGCCGCGCGAGTGGTGGGCTCCTTCGGAGAGGGAGACGAGCTCGACCGGCCGCTCCAGGCGCTGAAGACGGTGATCGGCGGGTGGATGCCGCGGCTGCTGGCGCGCGACGAGAGCCGTCACATCGCGTTCGGGTTGCACGCCCTGCGCCAGAGCATTCCCCGGCTCGACCGCGCGGAGCGCCTCCGTCTCGAGGAGAAGGTGACGCTCTGGGGAGCGCTGGTGCTCGAGCAGGCGCGAGATCCGGACCTCGTCTACGGCGTCGGCGTGGATGGCGAGGAGGTCTGCCGGCGGCTGATCGACGATCTGAACCTCCGCATCGGTCAGGTCGGGCTCGAGACGCGGATTGCGCCCTTGAAGGCGGCGTGATGGGCACCGAGCACCTCCTCCAGGAGCGGATCGGCTTCTTCGTCCAGCACGGCTACCTGAAGCGCGTGCCGACGCCATGGCAGGTCAAGGTGGGCTGGTTCGCGATGCTCCCCGTCACCCTGAGCGAGAGCGATCGGGAGCGCGAGCGCAGCCGGAGCACGCTGATGGGTCAGGTGCCGATCCGCGTGCCGCTGCAGCTCCTCTACAACCCGCGACAGCTGCTCGTGGACACGGGGCTCACCAGCCGCCCGGAGCACATCATCCGGCACGTGCTGAGCGTGTACCACGAGGATGCATTCCTCGGTTACGACCTGCAGCTGCTGCAGTCCCACCCGGGCGGCCTGGCGCTGCTGCGCGAGGAGGCCACCAAGGTCGTCGAGGGCAGGACGCTCTGGGCGCCCTATCTGCGCAAGCTGGTGGGCTGGCCGGGCTACCACGCGCGCCTGGCCGAGCTGACCGAGGACGCCGAGCGCTTCATCTATCCGGACCCGCTGGACGTGGATCCGCGCTTCGCGTCGCTCGTGGGCTTCGCGGAGTTCTGTAACTCGATGCCCGACTGGCCCGAGCGTGGGTTCTACGGCTTCGATCTCGAGAGGATTGTCTCCCGGTGGAAGTGAAGCCCGGCGATCTGGAGGCGTGCGATCCGGAGTTCCAGCGGCGCCATGCCGGCTGGATCACGCGCGCCCTGCACACCTGGTTCCGGGTCGACGTGCGAGGCATGGAGCACCTGCCCCAGGGTCCGTTCGTCGGCGTGGGCAACCACGGCGGCGCGGCCCTGATTCCGGACACGCTGGTGTGGGTGGGCACGTACCACACGTCGGGCCGCAAGCCGCCGCTGGTGACACTGGCCCATGACGGGATGTTCGACGCGTACCCGCGGCCGCTCGCGAGCGCCCTGGCGAAGCTCGGGGCCGTGCGAGCCCGGCGGGAGATCGCGGTCGAGGCGCTCCGCCGAGGCTACGCGGTGCAGGTGTACCCGGGAGGAGACCACGACGCGTGCAGGAGCTTCTTCCGGAGGAACGAGATCGTCTTCGCCGGACGCAAGGGCTACGTCGAGCTGGCGCGTGAGGCCGGCGTGCCAATCGTGCCGGTGGTCTCGGTGGGCGGGCACGAGGCGCTGATCGTCCTCTGGGACGGAGTGCCGCTCGCGAGCAGGCTCGGACTGGACCGCCGCTTCCGCCTGAAGGCGTTCCCGCTGACCTGGAGCCTCCCGTGGGGGCTGTGGCTGGGGCCGCTGCCGGGTTACCTGCCGCTGCCCGCGAAGATCCGCGTGCGAGTGCTGCCGCCGATCTTCCCCGAGGGTGACGACATCGACGCAATTGACGCCCGCGTGCGAGCATCCATGCAGCACGCGGCCAACGAGCTGGCGAGGGAGCAACGCTTCCCATGGATCGGATGAAGCTCTTCAGGTTCGACGAGGCGCTGGACGTGAACACGGCGACGGAGCGCGAGCTCGGGGCGCGGCTGGAGCGGCTCTGGGACAAGGAGCCGCTGCTGCGTCCGCGGCCGGAGATGCATGACTACCAGCTCACCTACCCGCCCGCGGTGCAGATGGAGAAGCGCGAGGGGTACCGACGCGCGCCGAGTGACGAGGAGTACCTGCGCGACGCGGTGGGCGCCTTCGACGCGGCCGGCTACTACTTCCACTTCGGCTTCTGCAAGTACCGCTGCCGCTACTGCTTCCACTACGAGCTGCTGACGAAGCACCAGGACGCGCTGATGGCGCGGTATGTGGATGCGCTGTCGCTGGAGATGCGGCGCGTCCGCGAGCTGACGCCCACGATCAAGCCCGCGCTGTTCTTCCTGGGAGGCGGCACGCCCACGGCGCTGCCCACGTACCTGCTGGAGCGGTTCCTGCGAAACCTGCTGTTCCACTTCGGGCCACCGGCGACGACGATGAGCACCGTCGAGGCGAAGCCGGTCACGGCCTCGGACGACAAGCTCCAGGCGCTGGTGCAGGCGGGCTTCCGGCGCATCAACCTCGGGGTGCAGACGCTGGACCCGGAGCTGTACGCCTTCCACCACCAGAAGGAGGAGATGCGCGTCGCGCTCGACGCCATCGAGCGGGCCCGGCGCAGCGGGTTCGAGTTCATCAACATCGACATCATGACGGGGCTGGAGCGCCAGACGCCCGAGTCCTGGCGGAAGACGCTCGCGGAGCTGGAGCGGCTGGCGACGAGCGGCGCGGTGGACAGCGTCTTCATCTACCCGTACCACGACGATCCGCGCAGCGGCACCTACGGCAAGCCGGGGGCGGTGCCCTCCTTCGTGCAGACGGCGCACAGCGACGCGCAGGCGCGGGCGCTCTTCACGCGGCTGGGCTGGAAGGAGCTGGGAGCGCGGTTCTACCGCTCGCCCCGGCACGTGAGGCGCGAGCTGTTCGAGCTGGCCAGGGTGCGCGTGAACCCCGCGTATGGCGAGGTGCTGTACCACGGGCTGGGAAACTCCAGCTTCTCGATTGGCGACCGGGCCACGTTCCTGAACCACCGCGACGTGAACGACTACTGCACGGCGGTGGAGAAAGGCGGGCTGGGCATCGCGTACTGGCGGACGCTGGATGATTCTCAGCGGGCGACGCGGGATGTGACGTTCGACCTGCTCTACAGCCCGTTCACGCGGGTGCGCTCGCGCGCGAAGAAGTATGGCGCGGAGACGATGGCCCACCATCGCAAGCAGCTCGAGCGCTGGGCGGAGCTGGGGCTGGGCGAGGAGAACCGGCTGCTCGGCACGTTCTCGCTGACGCCCCTGGGCAAGCTGGTGCACCAGCAGATGCTCCCGCAGCACTACCTGGCAGAGGATCGCCGCGAGTTGGACGAGGCCATGCAGCAGCGCCAGCAAGCAGGCCGGCGCTACCGCGGCTACTGACGCCAGACCACCACATGACACGCATCATCGAGGACACCCTGCAGTGTTTCGTGTGCGGCGCGAAAAGCCAGCAGCGACAGCTCGCCAGCACCCACGAGCACGGCTCCCCCGACCTGGACGGCAGGCCCGCGGAGGAGGCGCGCTCGACCATGCCCGAGTGGGTCCAGACCTGTCCCCGGTGTGGATACTGCGCGCCCGAACTCTCTCGGGGCCACGAGTCCTCACGAGCCCTGGTGCGCAGCCCGGCTTACCAGGCGCAGCTCCGCGCACAGGACTCCCCGTTGCTCGCGAACCGCTTCCTCTGCGCGGCGATGGCGTGTGACGCGGCAGGGCGGGACGTGGATGCCGCCCATCACCGCCTGCACGCGGCCTGGGTCGCGGACGATGAAGGAAGGCCCGAGCTTGCCCGCCAATACCGCTCCGCCGTCGCGGACGCGTTGCTCGCTCGACGAGAAGCCCTACGCGCATGGAGGGCGGGCGATGGCGACTGGAAGGGCGCCGAAGTGACCTTCCTCGTGGACGTGCTGCGCAGAGCCGGCCGTTTCCAAGAGGCCCTGCGCGAACTGGAGAACGCGCTCCAGAAGGGAGTCTCCAGCATCGTCCGGGAGATCCTTCGCTTCGAGCGCTCGGCCATCGAGCGGGGTGATGCGGGAGGCCATCGCCTGGCCGAAGCCCTCTCTGGTTCCGTCCTGCGCGAGGATCCGCGCGACGACGACCCTCTGCTCGGCTACCTCCTCTCGCACTGCGGCGACTTCGTTACTCCACAGGAGAACAAAGCAGCCTTCACCGGAACGCTGCGGACACCCGAGGGCGAGCGCTGGGCCACGGATGATCCCCAGGTGCTGACGCTGCTGGCCCACGGAAAGAAGGCCTTCACGGCCGCTCTCGAGAAAAGGTTGCTCGCGGACCACCCGGACAAGGTCGTCATCAACCGCTGCCCGAAGTGTGGCGGCATCGCCCGGACGCCCAAGGCCCGGCAGTGCCGCTTCTGCCACCACTCCTGGCACGACAAGCGCTGAGCCGGGAGGCTCGACCCGCCGAGGACCTGTTCCGAACTGGTATGACAAGCATACCGGTTCGTGCGGACCGAGCCCGACGAGGCGCCTCCCGGGCCGCGCTCAGATGTTCACGGTCCCCTCGGCCAGCTGCGGCAGGCCGGGG encodes the following:
- a CDS encoding radical SAM protein — encoded protein: MKLFRFDEALDVNTATERELGARLERLWDKEPLLRPRPEMHDYQLTYPPAVQMEKREGYRRAPSDEEYLRDAVGAFDAAGYYFHFGFCKYRCRYCFHYELLTKHQDALMARYVDALSLEMRRVRELTPTIKPALFFLGGGTPTALPTYLLERFLRNLLFHFGPPATTMSTVEAKPVTASDDKLQALVQAGFRRINLGVQTLDPELYAFHHQKEEMRVALDAIERARRSGFEFINIDIMTGLERQTPESWRKTLAELERLATSGAVDSVFIYPYHDDPRSGTYGKPGAVPSFVQTAHSDAQARALFTRLGWKELGARFYRSPRHVRRELFELARVRVNPAYGEVLYHGLGNSSFSIGDRATFLNHRDVNDYCTAVEKGGLGIAYWRTLDDSQRATRDVTFDLLYSPFTRVRSRAKKYGAETMAHHRKQLERWAELGLGEENRLLGTFSLTPLGKLVHQQMLPQHYLAEDRRELDEAMQQRQQAGRRYRGY
- a CDS encoding ferritin family protein → MKTNARASSGAGHSPDEPPDPYLERLCELAARDQWKLEELDWSSLDLLSLPELFRQTAADGFAQLLWGERTAELAASRLMELLPDGAARTFIATQRTDEARHVAFFERVIHLLGCEGRTRPSVQRLMREVQEAETPEELMLGMQILIEGIAHSLFLEAARVVGSFGEGDELDRPLQALKTVIGGWMPRLLARDESRHIAFGLHALRQSIPRLDRAERLRLEEKVTLWGALVLEQARDPDLVYGVGVDGEEVCRRLIDDLNLRIGQVGLETRIAPLKAA
- a CDS encoding lysophospholipid acyltransferase family protein, with product MEVKPGDLEACDPEFQRRHAGWITRALHTWFRVDVRGMEHLPQGPFVGVGNHGGAALIPDTLVWVGTYHTSGRKPPLVTLAHDGMFDAYPRPLASALAKLGAVRARREIAVEALRRGYAVQVYPGGDHDACRSFFRRNEIVFAGRKGYVELAREAGVPIVPVVSVGGHEALIVLWDGVPLASRLGLDRRFRLKAFPLTWSLPWGLWLGPLPGYLPLPAKIRVRVLPPIFPEGDDIDAIDARVRASMQHAANELAREQRFPWIG
- a CDS encoding SDR family NAD(P)-dependent oxidoreductase, which encodes MSREPRVRMYRTALVTGASSGIGRGLSAWLARRGVKVFGAARRMEELEALARELQGQGEIVPVRMDVANAQETREAIRAIDEQCGGLELVVANAAVAPETPGDALDWSALEQILDVNVRGAAATLSAVADRMVSRGAGHLVGMSSLSDVRGMPHNGAYSASKAFLSTFLEGLRVDLAPRGVKVTTIRPGFVKTPGTEGNHFKMPFLLELDDAVDRIGRALLRGVSEHSFPWQAATAARLFQVIPNGLWDRAARGFDPERE